The following DNA comes from Nothobranchius furzeri strain GRZ-AD chromosome 19, NfurGRZ-RIMD1, whole genome shotgun sequence.
ggtacctgtggaagcgctacacctcatgggcgctgcccagcatgttgcagcgagcgccagcggttgttcagctcctggagagaaaccaaacccagtgagatgaaggtggacgccagcgggctggacgccggacgaggaaacctggagacggatcgctcagacaggaagggaagagcttcctcttaccttgatggaattaaagttagccgtcgtctgaatgcccaaccgtacggtctgaggtcaaaggtcacaggaaacacacaccagtcagcagtcatacagatgcataaagataactgtagccatggcaaccagctgacatgtccccactttcaccagcacctggtgcctgccgggtcacctgaattcctgtgtgatgtcagcacggtcggccgtgactgcggccatcagaggtgacctctgatcagctgaatgaactcaccttctagggtgacgccgtgttaccccgggtttccacgggagccgtcagcagcacgttactgcagcagcacgtcttgctgctgcttggcccttcccacgagacgcgaagcagcaggggggcagctgtcaccgaccgagcacgaagtcacacgagtgacttcgtcagtaaacacagcaacaagcaggagaaaactacaacatggtttgtgttttatgttctgtccgttttataatcgccaatacggacctgaaaaacaaaggagaccgctagctaggtgaaaaCTTCTCACGGGACCactcagttagtaaccttttttaaaagtaaagcaaccggaaggcagtacgttctttattctgaaaatctcgggagcttctctcaatttccgcgtccgatttcctgtctttccttccccaaaaatgtcgaacttgacccgtttcagaggcgtcgcgcgtagaaaatagaaccggcgcgtaagggccgcgacatgctgctcctgagacgcggccgactcgcgctgctgacggcaccggtggaaaaggttctgttgaccacagcggttcctatcagcagctatgacgtgctgctgcagtaacgtgctgctgaccactcctgtggaaagccggggttagagtcggcttcatcctgtaaacaaacaaatgagtggtaacaaaaacaccacgtctggttctggtggaggcggaggacaacacgcacctttccaggagcagaacccagatgttcttgttgctacaaacagagacgagcagagttaacaaaccaggaagtgagagggaccagctgctgcagacaggtgacgctcacctgagcctgaaccataggagcctcctcagccatcagaccttctgactccagttcagatgccaccttgttgatgtccctcaggcgggactcgttggccttcaggtcctgcaggacaaaagcacctgctgattatcacctgagctgatctgacagctgctgctggaagacggagaggaggaaaagtccgacctcctggaagtcgtcaaacttcttctgcaagacctcgacctgctccaggtccgacccgtctctccatcctcattcagctaaagacgcgagttcaagtaaaacaacctaaagtcacacaaacacaaagcaggtgtggagatgttcgctctgagctggaggtcgttcctcggctgtgaagggcacacgaaccttgttggtgctgttgagcagcgtgaggatgtcgcccttcttcatggtgacctctccaggactcttctcctggtagtcgtacagagccagaaccagctccttcccggtctcatcgtcagttggagccacttgttgctgttgggttaacaggtctggtgttagaacgtggtggataagaatgttctgacgggccgagggttctgaaccagcgaagtgacctggacccaaacaaagtgagccagaacctgcagacacctcagaaacatgtcaggaccagacctgctctaccttcctccattatggtctctcctttctgggtgacagccttgatgcgaggttcatgacctgtgatctcagcctgcagagcctcgtgcttcttcagcaggttctggacaccaatcaggtccttccctgaggacacatgttagagttcagcattatgcagtagacagaccagtttaacctaggggtttctttcttctacaatctgctctttaactgtattatttcctgctatttcagctgttaactttattttttctgtaagtgtttttctccccagaagaagctacaatgatgttctgctgagctgtggtggcctcatggagggggccatcgtctagcacactgctgctaactacttaatcattctccctctcctgataataacattttactttctttgatgttggatgtactactgctagtttacccgtttaattatagattcactaggataaatacaataaagtttatctctcgccaaatagaatatttactaagaaatcacaatgtaacgtgtgtgtgtgtgtgtgtgtgtgtgtgtgtaaaagccatgcgtagtgtttatttataaagcatatgttgttggattttatccagaatcaagactttga
Coding sequences within:
- the LOC139064303 gene encoding spectrin alpha chain, non-erythrocytic 1-like, which gives rise to MEEGHFAGSEPSARQNILIHHVLTPDLLTQQQQVAPTDDETGKELVLALYDYQEKSPGEVTMKKGDILTLLNSTNKVVLLELASLAE